The Kluyveromyces lactis strain NRRL Y-1140 chromosome B complete sequence genome contains a region encoding:
- the ASH1 gene encoding DNA-binding transcription repressor ASH1 (weakly similar to uniprot|P34233 Saccharomyces cerevisiae YKL185W ASH1 Zinc-finger inhibitor of HO transcription mRNA is localized and translated in the distal tip of anaphase cells resulting in accumulation of Ash1p in daughter cell nuclei and inhibition of HO expression potential Cdc28p substrate), with product MSTISNPLPFTNPHAEQKFYARRKRSFDDLLLPSLSTSLNAPMTLEESPYFFDARKKSKTAPASPSGFVQITPTTSPVSASSNSSIWRQTVCEGSSISSNSSNNIGKSTQLPSCSQLQNEVAQPSQPALQPLKHLKLLAHPKIQEFSYLYPDTCASTPLWRQNLTEWCKETNYTQYQNITDQVSQANPRAGNFTHGLNILADAARISSINTSPDEFYQLSNTSSSSKVLVTPPSSPPRQFTSMISESLVKAVKKNRSSKHKKTNSFKARKLKKMLDQRILLTYEDKFESQKSVFKANPAPPKTPPQKKITLSTTPKSLQSPQQRFHPIVINSVEDFGEKTSANSNSEDDTDQELVQTSPKSSPTQRRNSHRFCVSCHITDSPCWRPSWSKSKQDQLCNSCGLRYKKTHTRCTNETCRKIPSKGELTLMKSNKPVSIEDADGNTDYKIACLFCGHAVATDE from the coding sequence ATGTCCACTATTTCGAACCCTTTACCATTCACCAATCCTCACGCCGAGCAAAAGTTCTACgcaagaagaaaaagatccTTTGATGATCTATTATTGCCATCTTTAAGTACCAGTTTGAACGCCCCAATGACATTAGAAGAATCGccatatttctttgacGCCCGGAAAAAATCTAAAACGGCGCCAGCCTCACCTTCTGGATTCGTACAAATCACGCCTACTACATCACCAGTGTCCGCTTCATCTAATTCTTCCATATGGAGACAGACAGTATGTGAGGGAAGCAGCATtagcagcaacagcagtAACAATATTGGAAAATCAACTCAACTGCCTTCCTGTTCACAACTACAGAATGAGGTTGCGCAACCCTCGCAACCAGCACTACAACCATTAAAGCATCTAAAGTTATTGGCACATCCTAAAATACAAGAGTTTTCGTACCTCTATCCAGACACTTGTGCCTCCACGCCTCTATGGAGGCAAAACTTAACAGAGTGGTGTAAGGAAACTAATTACACTCAGTACCAAAACATTACAGATCAGGTATCTCAAGCTAATCCAAGAGCTGGTAATTTTACTCATGGATTAAATATTTTAGCCGATGCTGCTAGAATATCATCGATCAATACTTCACCAGATGAATTCTATCAACTTTCAAACACTTCAAGCTCCAGCAAAGTACTGGTAACCCCACCAAGTAGTCCTCCCAGACAATTCACTTCTATGATCAGCGAATCATTAGTTAAAGCGGTAAAGAAGAACCGTTCCTCAAAACATAAGAAGACCAACAGTTTTAAAGCAAGaaaactgaagaagatgctGGATCAACGCATATTGCTTACATATGAAGACAAATTCGAATCACAAAAGTCGGTATTTAAGGCTAATCCTGCACCACCAAAGACCCCTCcacaaaagaagattacACTATCCACAACTCCAAAATCTCTTCAATCTCCCCAACAGAGATTTCATCCTATTGTGATCAACAGCGTGGAGGATTTCGGCGAAAAGACTTCGGCGAACTCCAACTCAGAAGACGACACCGACCAAGAGCTAGTCCAAACATCTCCCAAAAGCTCTCCAACACAAAGGCGTAACTCTCATAGATTTTGCGTTTCATGTCACATTACAGATTCCCCGTGTTGGAGACCTTCTTGGTCTAAAAGCAAACAAGATCAGCTTTGTAATTCTTGTGGGCTCCGTTATAAGAAGACCCATACAAGATGCACCAATGAAACTTGCCGTAAAATACCTTCAAAAGGTGAATTGACACTTATGAAATCAAACAAGCCAGTTTCGATTGAGGACGCTGACGGAAATACTGATTACAAAATAGCATGTTTGTTCTGCGGTCACGCCGTTGCTACTGACGAATAG
- the SPE1 gene encoding ornithine decarboxylase SPE1 (similar to uniprot|P08432 Saccharomyces cerevisiae YKL184W SPE1 Rate limiting step of polyamine biosynthesis pathway Ornithine decarboxylase) — protein sequence MNSVGHIERPISNDVTQGVSYNPTVGLPLSKQGQLPHQQSHHKIFAALKEKIDSINHETCDAGDENSFFVCDLGEISRLRNYWTQILPRVTPFYAVKCNPNIEIIKRLASMSTNFDCASKSEIEKVLACGVDPERIIYANPCKASSFIRFAAKNGVKKSTFDNIDELYKIKKYHPESELLLRIVTDDSSAQCRLSTKYGCELDDVPVLLETVKELGLNLIGVSFHVGSGASDFSTVTQAVKDGRKVFDMAESRGLPALKMLDVGGGYQFDTITEVADVLNAALDYFFPQETHSDVSFIAEPGRYFVATAFTLAATVIGKRNNSDSESMIYINDGVYGNMNCILFDHQEPSPRVLYHKNRFHYMDINSSSKAKCDACNYKVSIWGPTCDGLDCVSKEYYMKYDLDIGDWVHFDNIGAYTCSAATPFNGFEQTVDIIFIDSAL from the coding sequence ATGAACTCCGTAGGACACATAGAGCGGCCAATATCTAATGATGTCACACAGGGCGTCTCATATAACCCAACTGTGGGATTGCCATTAAGTAAACAAGGCCAGTTACCACACCAACAGAGCCATCATAAAATCTTTGctgctttgaaagagaagattGATTCTATAAATCATGAGACTTGCGATGCCGGAGATGAAAATTCATTCTTCGTTTGTGATTTAGGGGAGATAAGCAGATTGAGAAACTACTGGACTCAAATTCTTCCTCGAGTAACTCCATTTTATGCTGTCAAGTGTAATCCAAACATCGAAATAATAAAGAGATTGGCTTCAATGTCTACCAATTTCGATTGTGCTTCCAAATCCGAGATAGAGAAGGTGTTAGCATGTGGTGTCGATCCTGAAAGAATTATCTACGCAAACCCATGTAAggcttcttctttcatcaGATTTGCTGCCAAGAATGGTGTTAAAAAATCTACGTTTGACAATATTGACGAATTGTATAAGATCAAAAAGTATCATCCAGAATCCGAATTGCTGTTAAGAATTGTTACTGACGATTCCAGTGCTCAATGTAGATTATCCACAAAGTATGGATGTGAACTTGACGACGTCCCGGTTCTCCTTGAGACAGTCAAAGAGCTTGGTTTAAATTTAATCGGTGTTTCCTTCCACGTTGGTTCTGGTGCATCTGATTTCAGTACAGTTACGCAAGCCGTCAAGGATGGTAGAAAAGTGTTTGATATGGCAGAATCCCGTGGATTGCCAgctttgaagatgttaGATGTTGGCGGTGGATATCAATTTGACACTATTACAGAAGTTGCAGACGTCTTAAATGCTGCCTTGGACTATTTTTTCCCTCAAGAAACTCACTCCGACGTTTCATTCATCGCAGAACCTGGTAGATATTTCGTAGCCACTGCATTCACCCTTGCTGCCACTGTTATCGGCAAGAGAAACAATTCTGATTCAGAATCTATGATCTATATTAATGATGGTGTCTATGGTAATATGAACTGTATTCTCTTTGATCATCAGGAACCTTCCCCTCGTGTACTTTACCATAAGAACAGATTCCACTACATGGACATTAACAGTTCCAGTAAAGCCAAATGCGATGCTTGCAACTACAAGGTGTCTATCTGGGGCCCCACTTGCGATGGATTGGATTGCGTTTCAAAGGAGTACTATATGAAATATGACCTTGATATCGGTGACTGGGTGCACTTTGATAACATTGGAGCATACACATGCTCTGCTGCTACTCCATTCAATGGGTTTGAACAAACGGTGGACATTATATTTATCGATTCTGCTCTGTGA
- the LOT5 gene encoding Lot5p (similar to uniprot|P34234 Saccharomyces cerevisiae YKL183W LOT5 Protein of unknown function gene expression increases in cultures shifted to a lower temperature) has product MVVHPNEKQFCQLILTKPTVENVATIGQYQLTQPRLKGINLLEQSDLPILYGGGRDFMFGELNSELEQAEHATTNSPPQMILSDLFVLNTCVLIWFQDWERSLQIPYRNIMYHAIRKIDDRHLTEGHRLELMIAIERDPIINELFPLPNVSKANNFTGTGSYLQETTLSSVELILRPKYANFDRHYNVEVEDLFTFKEFGLNRGDTMVKNCHNAILTCMDFYPEEEPTNQQCTQPHSTTTEISAMPDIGHLQNVYVNSGTADDLDGDSTMDIYAQDGFDASMALQFYADQPLAGQKHRV; this is encoded by the coding sequence ATGGTAGTCCATCCTAATGAGAAGCAATTTTGTCAGCTCATACTGACGAAACCTACAGTGGAAAATGTTGCAACTATTGGACAATATCAACTGACGCAACCACGGCTTAAAGGAATCAACCTACTCGAACAAAGTGATCTGCCGATACTATACGGTGGGGGAAGAGATTTTATGTTTGGCGAATTGAACAGTGAATTAGAACAAGCAGAACATGCTACGACGAACTCACCACCACAAATGATTTTATCCGATTTATTCGTTCTAAATACATGCGTATTAATATGGTTCCAAGATTGGGAACGTAGTTTGCAAATACCGTACAGGAATATAATGTACCATGCTATCAGAAAGATTGACGATAGACATCTAACAGAGGGCCATAGGCTGGAACTTATGATTGCTATCGAAAGGGATCCAATAATAAATGAACTATTTCCTCTACCGAACGTTTCGAAAGCCAATAACTTTACCGGAACGGGCTCATATCTTCAAGAAACCACATTATCCAGTGTAGAACTAATATTGAGGCCGAAGTATGCCAATTTTGATAGACATTATAACGTGGAGGTAGAAGATTTGttcactttcaaagaatttggatTAAACCGTGGGGACACTATGGTGAAAAACTGTCACAATGCCATTTTGACATGTATGGACTTCTATCCGGAAGAAGAACCGACAAACCAACAGTGTACACAGCCTCATTCAACTACAACGGAGATTTCAGCCATGCCAGATATCGGTCATTTGCAGAACGTATACGTGAATTCAGGCACAGCTGACGATCTGGACGGTGACTCTACTATGGATATATATGCACAAGACGGATTCGACGCCAGTATGGCTCTGCAATTCTACGCAGACCAACCGCTAGCTGGCCAAAAGCATAGAGTgtga
- the FAS1 gene encoding tetrafunctional fatty acid synthase subunit FAS1 (highly similar to uniprot|P07149 Saccharomyces cerevisiae YKL182W FAS1 Beta subunit of fatty acid synthetase which catalyzes the synthesis of long-chain saturated fatty acids contains acetyltransacylase dehydratase enoyl reductase malonyl transacylase and palmitoyl transacylase activities), with protein sequence MSSSTRPLSLSHGSIEHVLSIPTSSFFTASQLQDQFHKQLPEATEGFASDDEPTSSAELLAKFLGYVSSLVDVTTKGQFDDVLEIALSDFEANYLQGNDVHTLAARLLQSEDNITTLPKVKELIKNYYNARVTAKKPFTATDSALFKGVAAGQAKLVSIFGGQGNTDDYFEELRELYQTYNCLISDVIKSAAETLGELITTTDDTEKLYTQGFDILTWLEQPQKTPGTDYLLSIPISCPLIGVIQFVHYTLTARILNFTPGQLRDSLVGATGHSQGLATAVAIAEADSWESYFKAMTKTIKLLFFIGVRCYQVYPKTSLPPSMLEDSVENGEGVPTPMLSISNLTQDQVQTYIDQTNAHLPESKHIVVSLVNGARNLVVSGPPQSLYGLNLTLRKAKAPAGLDQARIPFSERKLKFFNRFLPIVSPFHSHLLEPANALIEHDLAAAGVEFQASDLKIPVYDTFNGKDLRESKEPIASRITYCITSLPVNWEESTKFNATHILDFGPGGASGLGVLTHRNKDGTGVRVIIAGALDTNPDDEYGFKQELFDVTSSGLKFSVNWLEQFHPKLVKTKAGKIYVDTTFSKLLGRAPLLVPGMTPTTVSPDFVAATINAGYHIELAGGGYFTAEGMTKAIEDVISKIKKGYGLGINMLYVNPRMLQWGIPMIKELREKGYPIQALTIGAGVPSIDVATEYIETLGLTHLGLKPGSIDAISQVIAIAKAHPTFPIVMQWTGGRGGGHHSFEDFHAPILQMYAKIRRHSNIYLIAGSGFGSAEDTYPYLTGEWSTKFNYPPMPFDGFLFGSRVMIAKETKTSPATKKTIAECSGVPDSQWEQTYKKPTGGIITVRSEMGEPIHKLATRGVMLWKEMDDTIFSLPKNKLQAALDAKKDYIISKLNADYQKPWFATVNGEARDLADMTYEEVAKRMVELMYIRSTNSWIDFTLRNFTGEFLRRVEERFTKQKTVSIIQNFAVLEEPEKALEKVFDAYPAAKEQFLNAQDIDYFLTLCQRPTQKPVPFVPVLDSRFEFFFKKDSLWQSEHLEAVVDQDVQRTCILHGPVAAQFTNQVDQPIKSILDDVHEGHIKMLLKDYYNNDDSKIPVVEYFGGEEPEKVAFDSIESGNKATYQASSSTDSSKWFKLLAGEEKTWRSAFFSTPRIVQDSLLIENPARKVFKPSDNMVVQIENAKDSAKTVVTLLETVQGELKPTAILRLVKDTLIQLDLIENRTIDGSPVSLPLLFEYNTEDGFAPIAEVTKGRNSRIKEMYWKLWLDEPFNLDFDPRSVIKGGDFTISAKDISEFVHAIGNNCEDFVARSGREMLAPMDFAIVVGWRVIVKAIFPNAVDGDLLKLVHMSNGYRMIPGATPLKEGDTISTSAVIKSVVNQPNGKIVEVIGTLTRDDKPVMEVTSSFFYRGTYADYENTFEKTVEPIYQIEVKSSKDSAVLRSKEWFQLDDEEIDLLGKTLSFQTETEVTFKNASVFSSVKCQGKILMELPTKETVEIGSVDYEAGESHGNPVIDYLSRNGSTLEQKVNLENAIPIAVRDTQSPSTNEPYARVSGDLNPIHVSRHFAAYANLPGTITHGMYSSATVRALVETWAADNVSSRVRAYNCQFVGMVLPNTPLQTTIQHVGMINGRKLIQFETKNDADETVMTGEAEVEQPVSTFVFTGQGSQEQGMGMDLYAKSDVAKQVWDRADQHFKSTYGFSILDIVKNNPTELTIYFGGEKGRKIKENYTQMIFETIVDGEVKSERIFKDITEETNSFTFRSPTGLLSATQFTQPALTLMEKASFEDLKSKGLIPAEATFAGHSLGEYAALASLADVMSIESLVEVVFYRGMTMQVAVPRDELGRSNYGMIAVNPSRVSPTFSQEALEFVVKIVDKKTGWLLEIVNYNVENQQYVAAGDLRALDTLTNVLNFVKLQKIDIAKLQETLSLEEVESHLNEIIEEISKKSTAKPQPIELERGFACIPLRGISVPFHSSYLRNGVKPFKNFLMKNVTKENVKADRLIGKYIPNLTAKPFEITKEYFQDVYELTGSEKIKDILDNWEKITN encoded by the coding sequence atGAGCTCATCTACTAGACCTCTAAGCCTTTCCCACGGCTCTATCGAGCATGTTTTATCCATTCCcacttcttccttttttaCTGCTTCTCAATTACAGGATCAATTCCACAAACAGTTGCCGGAAGCTACTGAAGGTTTTGCTTCAGACGATGAACCAACCTCATCTGCTGAATTGCTAGCTAAATTTTTGGGTTacgtttcttctttggttgaCGTTACTACCAAGGGCCAGTTCGATGATGTCTTGGAAATTGCCCTATCGGATTTCGAAGCCAACTATCTACAAGGTAACGACGTTCATACGTTGGCTGCCAGATTGTTACAATCTGAAGACAATATCACTACTTTACCAAAGGTAAAAGAATTAATTAAAAATTACTACAATGCCAGAGTAACAGCCAAAAAACCATTCACTGCTACCGATTCAGCCTTGTTCAAGGGTGTTGCTGCTGGTCAAGCTAAGTTGGTCTCAATTTTTGGTGGACAAGGTAACACCGATGACTATTTCGAAGAGTTGCGTGAACTTTATCAAACCTACAACTGCTTAATCTCTGATGTTATCAAGTCTGCTGCAGAAACTCTAGGGGAATTGATCACCACCACTGATGATACCGAAAAGCTATACACCCAAGGTTTCGATATCCTGACTTGGTTGGAACAACCACAAAAGACTCCTGGAACTGACTACTTGTTGTcaattccaatttcttgtCCTTTAATCGGTGTTATTCAATTCGTGCATTACACTTTAACTGCTAGAATCTTAAACTTCACCCCCGGTCAACTAAGAGATAGCCTAGTCGGCGCCACTGGTCATTCCCAAGGTTTGGCCACTGCCGTTGCAATCGCTGAAGCTGATTCTTGGGAATCTTATTTCAAGGCTATGACTAAGACTATCAAGTTACTATTCTTCATCGGTGTCAGATGTTACCAAGTTTACCCAAAAACCTCTTTACCACCATCTATGTTGGAAGATTCTGTCGAAAACGGTGAAGGTGTACCAACTCCTATGTTGTCCATCTCTAACTTGACTCAGGATCAAGTTCAAACTTATATCGATCAAACTAACGCTCACTTACCAGAGTCCAAGCATATcgttgtttctttggtcAATGGTGCCAGAAACTTGGTCGTATCAGGTCCACCACAATCTCTATATGGTTTGAACTTGACCTTGAGAAAGGCTAAGGCCCCTGCTGGTTTGGATCAAGCAAGAATCCCATTCAGCGaaagaaagttgaaattttttAACAGGTTTTTGCCAATCGTTTCTCCTTTCCATTCTCATCTTTTGGAACCAGCTAATGCTTTGATTGAACATGATTTGGCTGCTGCTGGTGTTGAATTCCAAGCTTCAGACTTGAAGATTCCTGTTTATGATACCTTCAACGGTAAGGACTTGAGGGAATCTAAAGAGCCAATTGCTTCGAGGATCACCTATTGTATTACTAGCTTACCTGTGAACTGGGAAGAATCCACCAAATTCAATGCTACTCACATTCTTGATTTCGGTCCTGGTGGAGCTTCCGGTTTAGGTGTTTTGACTCATCGTAACAAAGATGGTACTGGTGTACGTGTCATTATAGCTGGTGCTTTGGACACTAACCCAGATGATGAGTACGGTTTCAAACAAGAATTATTCGATGTTACCAGCTCCGGTTTGAAATTCTCCGTTAACTGGTTAGAACAATTCCATCCAAAGTTAGTCAAGACAAAGGCTGGTAAGATTTACGTTGATACCACATTCTCTAAATTATTAGGTAGAGCTCCATTATTGGTTCCAGGTATGACTCCAACTACTGTATCACCAGACTTTGTTGCTGCCACAATTAATGCTGGTTACCATATTGAATTAGCTGGTGGTGGTTATTTCACTGCTGAAGGTATGACCAAGGCGATCGAAGATGTTATTAGCAAGATTAAGAAGGGTTACGGTTTGGGTATTAACATGCTTTACGTCAATCCAAGAATGTTACAATGGGGTATTCCAatgatcaaagaattgagaGAAAAGGGTTATCCTATTCAGGCTTTGACCATTGGTGCTGGTGTTCCTTCCATAGACGTCGCTACTGAATACATTGAAACCCTAGGTTTGACACACTTGGGTTTGAAGCCAGGTTCCATTGACGCCATTTCCCAAGTTATTGCTATTGCCAAAGCCCACCCAACCTTCCCAATCGTTATGCAATGGACTGGTGGTAGAGGTGGTGGTCACCATTCATTTGAAGACTTCCACGCTCCAATTTTGCAAATGTATGCAAAAATCAGAAGACATTCAAATATCTACTTGATTGCTGGTTCCGGTTTCGGGTCAGCCGAAGATACCTATCCATATTTAACTGGTGAGTGGTCCACAAAGTTCAACTACCCACCAATGCCATTCGACGGTTTCTTGTTCGGTTCTAGAGTTATGATTGCTAAGGAAACTAAAACCTCCCCAGcaacaaagaaaacgatTGCTGAGTGCTCTGGTGTTCCAGACTCCCAATGGGAACAAACATACAAAAAGCCAACCGGCGGTATCATAACTGTTCGTTCCGAAATGGGAGAACCTATTCACAAATTGGCTACTCGTGGTGTTATGCTATGGAAGGAAATGGACGACACCATTTTCTCTTTGCCAAAGAATAAACTACAAGCCGCATTGGATGCTAAGAAGGATTACATcatttccaaattgaatGCCGACTACCAAAAGCCATGGTTTGCCACCGTCAACGGAGAAGCTCGTGATTTGGCTGATATGACCTACGAAGAAGTCGCTAAGAGAATGGTTGAGTTGATGTATATCAGATCCACTAACAGTTGGATTGACTTTACCTTAAGAAATTTCACTGGTGAATTCTTACGTCGTGTTGAGGAACGTTTCACAAAGCAAAAGACTGTGTCtatcattcaaaatttcgCTGTTTTGGAAGAGCCAGAAAAAGCTCTTGAAAAAGTTTTCGATGCTTATCCAGCCGCTAAAGAACAATTCTTGAACGCTCAAGATATTGACTACTTCTTGACCTTGTGCCAAAGACCAACTCAGAAACCTGTACCTTTCGTTCCTGTTTTGGACAGTAGATTCgagttcttcttcaagaaagattctttGTGGCAATCAGAGCATTTGGAAGCTGTTGTTGACCAAGATGTCCAAAGGACATGTATCTTACACGGTCCTGTTGCTGCCCAATTCACCAACCAAGTTGATCAACCAATTAAATCCATTTTGGACGATGTTCATGAGGGGCATATTAAGATGTTATTGAAGGATTACTATAACAACGATGATTCCAAAATCCCAGTTGTTGAATACTTCGGTGGTGAAGAGCCAGAAAAGGTTGCTTTTGATTCTATCGAATCAGGAAACAAGGCCACCTACCAAGCCTCTTCATCCACAGATTCTTCTAAGTGGTTCAAACTTTTGGCTGGTGAAGAAAAGACCTGGAGAAGCGCCTTCTTCTCTACCCCAAGAATTGTCCAAGACTCTTTACTGATTGAAAACCCTGCTAGAAAGGTTTTCAAACCGTCTGACAACATGGttgttcaaattgaaaatgccAAAGACTCTGCTAAGACAGTTGTTACTTTACTAGAAACAGTTCAAGGTGAACTAAAACCCACTGCTATTTTGAGGTTAGTTAAGGACACATTAATTCAATTAGATTTGATTGAAAATAGAACCATTGACGGTTCTCCTGTATCATTACCATTATTGTTTGAATACAACACTGAAGATGGCTTTGCTCCCATTGCCGAAGTTACCAAAGGTCGTAACTCTCGTATCAAGGAAATGTACTGGAAGTTATGGTTGGATGAGCCATTCAACTTGGACTTCGATCCAAGATCTGTTATCAAGGGCGGCGATTTCACTATTTCCGCCAAGGACATTTCTGAATTTGTTCATGCGATCGGTAACAACTGTGAAGATTTCGTTGCTAGGTCGGGTAGAGAGATGTTAGCTCCAATGGACTTCGCCATTGTTGTTGGTTGGAGGGTGATTGTCAAGGCAATTTTCCCCAATGCAGTTGATGGtgatttgttgaaattggtgCACATGTCCAACGGATACAGAATGATTCCTGGTGCTACTCCATTGAAGGAAGGTGATACAATCTCAACTTCTGCAGTTATTAAATCTGTCGTTAACCAACCTAACGGTAAGATTGTCGAAGTTATCGGTACCTTGACCAGAGATGACAAACCTGTGATGGAAGTCACctcctctttcttctaCAGAGGAACATATGCTGACTACGAAAATACATTCGAAAAGACTGTTGAACcaatttatcaaattgaagtCAAGTCTTCTAAGGACAGCGCTGTTCTAAGATCAAAAGAATGGTTCCAATTGGATGATGAGGAAATTGATTTGCTAGGCAAGACTTTGTCCTTCCAGACCGAAACTGAAGTCACATTCAAGAATGCCTCCGTCTTCTCGTCTGTTAAGTGTCAAGGTAAGATCTTAATGGAACTACCAACTAAGgaaactgttgaaattggTTCAGTGGATTATGAAGCTGGTGAATCTCATGGTAATCCAGTCATCGATTACCTAAGCAGAAATGGTTCCACACTTGAACAAAAGGTTAACTTGGAAAACGCCATTCCAATTGCTGTCAGGGACACCCAATCACCAAGCACCAATGAACCATACGCCAGGGTGTCTGGTGACTTGAATCCGATTCATGTTTCTCGTCACTTCGCTGCCTACGCTAACTTGCCTGGCACCATTACCCATGGTATGTACTCTTCTGCTACAGTTCGTGCTTTAGTAGAAACTTGGGCTGCCGACAATGTATCTTCCAGAGTTCGTGCTTACAACTGtcaatttgttggaatGGTGTTACCAAATACCCCTCTACAGACTACTATCCAACATGTTGGGATGATCAACGGTCGTAAGTTAATTCAATTCGAAACCAAAAATGATGCCGATGAAACTGTCATGACTGGGGAAGCAGAAGTCGAGCAACCTGTTTCAACTTTCGTTTTCACTGGTCAAGGTTCTCAAGAACAAGGTATGGGTATGGATTTGTATGCCAAGTCTGATGTCGCAAAACAAGTTTGGGACAGAGCTGATCAGCATTTCAAGAGCACCTACGGCTTCTCTATCCTAGATATTGTCAAAAACAATCCAACTGAATTGACAATTTACTTTGGTGGTGAGAAGGGTAGAAAGATCAAGGAGAACTACACTCAAATGATctttgaaaccattgtCGATGGTGAAGTGAAGAGTGAAAGAATCTTCAAGGATAtaacagaagaaactaaTTCTTTCACTTTCAGATCTCCAACTGGTTTGTTGTCTGCTACTCAATTCACCCAACCTGCTCTTACCTTGATGGAAAAGGCTTCATTTGAAGACTTGAAGTCTAAGGGTCTAATTCCTGCCGAAGCCACTTTCGCTGGTCATTCATTGGGTGAATATGCCGCCCTAGCATCGTTAGCTGATGTCATGTCCATTGAATCTTTGGTGGAAGTTGTCTTTTACAGAGGTATGACTATGCAAGTCGCCGTCCCAAGAGATGAACTAGGAAGATCTAACTATGGTATGATCGCTGTTAATCCATCAAGAGTTTCCCCAACTTTCTCTCAAGAAGCGTTAGAATTTGTTGTTAAGATTGTCGATAAGAAGACCGGATGGCTCTTGGAAATTGTCAACTACAACGTTGAAAACCAACAATACGTTGCTGCCGGTGACTTAAGGGCTCTAGATACTTTAACCAACGTTTTGAACTTTGTCAAGTTGCAAAAGATAGATATTGCGAAGTTACAAGAAACTTTGTCATTGGAAGAAGTAGAATCTCATTTAaatgaaattattgaagaaatctctAAGAAGTCTACTGCTAAGCCACAAccaattgaattggaaagagGTTTCGCATGTATTCCATTGCGTGGTATTTCTGTTCCATTCCATTCCTCTTACTTGAGAAACGGTGTTAAGCCATTTAAGAACttcttgatgaagaacGTTACCAAGGAGAACGTTAAAGCTGATCGTTTGATTGGTAAGTATATTCCAAACTTGACTGCAAAACCATTCGAAATCACTAAAGAGTACTTCCAAGATGTTTACGAATTGACTGGCTCTGAAAAAATCAAGGATATCTTGGACAACTGGGAAAAGATCACCAATTAA